In the genome of Pseudorca crassidens isolate mPseCra1 chromosome 12, mPseCra1.hap1, whole genome shotgun sequence, one region contains:
- the SLC14A1 gene encoding urea transporter 1 yields the protein MEDSPTVVKLDQGGNQGPPVRKRRCLPKALGYITGDMKEFANWLKDKPQALQFVDWVLRGISQVVFVSNPISGILILVGLLVQNPWWALSGCVATVVSTLTALLLGQDRSTIAAGLQGYNATLVGILMAVFSDKGSYFWWLLFPVSAMSMTCPVFSSALNSVFCKWDLPVFTLPFNMALSMYLSATGHYNPFFPSKLFTPVTSVPNVTWSDLSALQLLKSLPVGVGQIYACDNPWTGGIFLGAIFLSSPLMCLHAAIGSLLGMAAGLSLSAPFENIYVGLWGFNSSLTCIAIGGMFMALTWQTHLLALACALFTAYVGASMSNLMAVVGLPSCTWPFCLATLLFLLLTTKNPNIYKMPLSKVTYPEENRIFYLQAKKRLVESPL from the exons ATGGAGGACAGCCCCACTGTGGTTAAACTGGACCAGGGTGGAAATCAGGGTCCACCAGTTCGCAAGAGAAGATGCCTCCCCAAGGCACTTGGCTACATAACTGGTGATATGAAAGAATTTGCCAACTGGCTTAAAG ACAAACCCCAGGCACTCCAGTTCGTCGACTGGGTCCTTCGGGGCATATCCCAAGTGGTGTTTGTCAGCAACCCCATCAGCGGAATCCTGATTCTGGTGGGACTCCTGGTCCAGAACCCCTGGTGGGCGCTCAGTGGCTGTGTGGCAACTGTGGTCTCCACCCTGACAGCCCTGTTACTCGGTCAGGACAG GTCCACCATTGCAGCAGGGCTCCAGGGCTACAATGCCACCCTGGTGGGAATCCTCATGGCTGTCTTTTCAGACAAGGGAAGCTATTTCTGGTGGCTATTATTCCCTGTATCTGCTATGTCCATGACTTG tccAGTTTTCTCAAGTGCGTTGAACTCCGTGTTCTGCAAATGGGACCTCCCTGTCTTCACTCTGCCCTTCAACATGGCGTTGTCAATGTACCTTTCTGCCACGGGACATTACAATCCATTTTTCCCAAGCAAGTTGTTCACACCTGTAACCTCAGTTCCCAACGTCACCTGGTCTGACCTCAGTGCCCTGCAG TTACTGAAGTCCCTGCCTGTGGGTGTTGGTCAGATATATGCCTGTGATAATCCGTGGACAGGGGGCATCTTCCTAGGCgccatcttcctctcctccccactcatGTGCCTACATGCTGCGATCGGGTCGTTGCTGGGGATGGCAGCAG GACTCAGTCTTTCAGCTCCATTTGAGAACATCTACGTTGGACTCTGGGGTTTCAACAGCTCTCTAACCTGCATTGCAATTGGAGGAATGTTCATGGCGCTCACCTGGCAAACCCACCTCCTGGCTCTTGCCTGCG cccTGTTCACTGCCTACGTTGGAGCCAGCATGTCCAACCTGATGGCTGTG GTCGGATTGCCATCTTGTACCTGGCCCTTCTGTTTGGCGACACTACTGTTCCTCCTGCTGACCACGAAAAACCCCAACATCTATAAGATGCCCCTCAGTAAAGTCACTTATCCTGAAGAAAACCGCATCTTCTACCTACAAGCCAAGAAAAGGCTGGTTGAAAGCCCTTTGTGA